The Deferribacterota bacterium genome includes a region encoding these proteins:
- the flgC gene encoding flagellar basal body rod protein FlgC: MSYFDILDISATGMSAQRIRMQVVSANLANANTTRAYGDMPYRKRDVVFKTILDGEHKGGVKVDRIELDEKPPRMVYDPSHPDANEEGYVRYPNINPIEEIVNMLESSRSYEANMTVLDTAKQLAMRAIDIGRS, translated from the coding sequence ATGAGCTACTTTGATATTTTAGATATATCAGCAACTGGGATGTCTGCACAAAGAATAAGGATGCAGGTTGTATCTGCAAATTTGGCTAACGCCAATACAACTAGGGCTTATGGAGATATGCCCTATAGAAAGAGAGACGTTGTATTTAAAACAATATTAGATGGTGAGCATAAGGGTGGAGTAAAGGTTGACAGGATTGAATTAGATGAAAAACCTCCTAGGATGGTATATGATCCTAGCCATCCAGATGCTAACGAAGAAGGCTATGTTAGATATCCTAATATAAATCCTATAGAAGAGATAGTGAATATGCTAGAGTCTTCACGTAGTTATGAGGCAAATATGACAGTTTTAGATACTGCTAAACAACTAGCTATGAGAGCAAT
- the flgB gene encoding flagellar basal body rod protein FlgB: MVNMFDKIRINDLNYGLNVSSVKNDVIAKNIANADTPFYKAKKIKFKEVMEEYFPDEKKIPLIVTDEQHIQPGQKILSPSSFVRYQNNMSPRNDFNDVNLDYEMSELAKNGINYSMMGQITSNSFAKLKEAIRGR; encoded by the coding sequence ATGGTAAATATGTTTGATAAGATAAGGATTAATGATCTTAATTACGGTTTAAATGTATCCTCTGTTAAAAATGATGTAATTGCTAAGAATATTGCAAACGCTGACACACCATTCTATAAGGCAAAAAAGATTAAATTTAAAGAGGTGATGGAAGAATATTTTCCCGATGAGAAAAAAATTCCTCTTATAGTAACTGATGAGCAACATATTCAGCCTGGCCAAAAGATATTGTCACCATCTTCTTTTGTAAGATATCAAAACAATATGTCTCCTAGAAATGATTTTAATGATGTTAATTTAGATTACGAGATGAGCGAGTTAGCAAAAAATGGAATAAACTATTCCATGATGGGACAAATTACCTCAAATAGTTTTGCTAAATTAAAAGAAGCAATAAGGGGGAGATAA